The proteins below come from a single Dehalococcoidia bacterium genomic window:
- a CDS encoding site-specific DNA-methyltransferase has protein sequence MTERIKVSNQFSPSESIVLYHGDCLKLLKAIPDNFIQLIVTSPPYNIGKQYEKKLKLSKYLEQQALVIKECARVLSDNGSICWQVGNYVEDGFIVPLDAVLYHIFADLDLKMRNRIIWHFEHGLHCSRRFSGRYETIMWFTKSENYTFNLDPVRVPQKYPGKKYFKGPKSGQYSCNPLGKNPSDVWIIPNVKSNHIEKTEHPCQFPVELIERLILSMTNEGDWVFDPFLGTGTSIIAAIRHKRKGAGAETLEKYAQLAQSRIQQELAGNLKTRPMNKPIYDPVLYKNSLTSSPWDKGKPVDQYVLLEKKSRKQRYKVK, from the coding sequence ATGACAGAGCGTATTAAAGTATCAAATCAGTTTTCGCCCTCAGAAAGCATCGTATTATACCACGGTGATTGTCTTAAGCTGCTTAAAGCAATCCCAGACAATTTTATTCAGCTAATTGTAACCTCACCCCCATATAATATAGGCAAGCAGTATGAGAAGAAGTTAAAACTAAGTAAATACCTCGAACAGCAAGCGTTAGTTATTAAAGAATGTGCCCGAGTGCTTTCCGACAATGGTAGTATTTGCTGGCAGGTAGGCAATTACGTCGAAGACGGCTTTATTGTGCCTTTAGACGCAGTTCTATATCATATTTTTGCAGACCTGGATTTAAAGATGCGTAATCGGATTATTTGGCACTTTGAGCATGGGTTACATTGCAGTCGTAGATTTTCTGGCCGCTATGAGACAATCATGTGGTTCACAAAATCTGAAAATTATACATTTAATTTAGATCCCGTCAGAGTTCCACAGAAATACCCTGGGAAGAAATATTTTAAAGGCCCCAAATCCGGGCAGTATTCATGCAATCCTCTCGGTAAAAATCCTAGCGATGTATGGATTATTCCCAATGTTAAAAGCAATCACATAGAAAAGACTGAGCATCCATGTCAATTCCCCGTCGAATTAATTGAACGTCTCATTCTCTCAATGACAAATGAGGGTGACTGGGTATTTGACCCCTTTTTAGGAACGGGTACTTCTATCATTGCAGCTATCCGGCATAAACGTAAAGGAGCAGGAGCTGAAACATTAGAAAAATATGCACAATTAGCGCAAAGTAGAATTCAGCAAGAGCTTGCAGGCAACTTGAAAACAAGACCTATGAACAAACCTATATATGACCCAGTTCTTTACAAAAATAGCTTAACTAGCTCTCCTTGGGATAAAGGTAAACCAGTAGATCAATATGTATTATTAGAGAAAAAATCTAGGAAACAGAGGTATAAAGTTAAATGA
- a CDS encoding BglII/BstYI family type II restriction endonuclease has product MKIVETYSHLNGLEFLIVHKPALWQEIQSVIAKVDATKCKTKVSKEKRMEGDLLYSPIEMNAEYKKLLRAKKWEESRVSYWVTKSEKLIRKTLTMSPDEQKKEIKAAGETPIFSYNQTDFVKERVAIEIQFGKYAFVAYDLFVKHLAFYVGDHIDVGIEILPMKTLQSNMSSGVAYYEGEFYNVVRQGRGVPAVPLIIIGIDS; this is encoded by the coding sequence ATGAAGATTGTTGAAACGTATTCACATTTAAATGGCCTCGAGTTCCTTATTGTTCACAAGCCTGCGCTATGGCAAGAAATACAATCCGTAATTGCCAAGGTGGATGCCACCAAATGTAAAACAAAAGTCTCTAAAGAAAAAAGAATGGAGGGCGATTTACTCTATAGCCCCATTGAAATGAATGCTGAATACAAGAAACTCCTGCGAGCAAAGAAGTGGGAGGAAAGCCGTGTCAGTTATTGGGTAACTAAAAGCGAAAAACTGATTAGGAAAACTCTGACCATGTCCCCTGACGAACAGAAGAAGGAAATTAAAGCAGCCGGTGAAACCCCTATTTTTAGCTACAATCAAACAGATTTTGTCAAAGAACGAGTAGCAATTGAAATTCAATTCGGGAAATATGCTTTCGTAGCATATGACTTGTTCGTTAAGCACCTCGCATTTTACGTCGGCGACCACATCGACGTTGGTATAGAAATACTCCCGATGAAAACACTACAGTCCAACATGAGTTCGGGCGTCGCCTACTACGAAGGTGAATTCTATAATGTCGTAAGACAAGGGCGCGGCGTCCCAGCAGTTCCATTAATCATAATCGGAATAGACTCGTAA
- a CDS encoding OB-fold domain-containing protein, translating into MIGITSFGAYIPWHRLDRQQFLKAWGGFAIPGERSVAYYDEDSVTMAVEASMNCLKGFDATKIDGLYFATTTAPYKEKQSAATMRLALNMRDDVRTADLTTSLRCGSTGLLMAYEAIKAGTLNSVLVAAADCRIAAPSGMTEQSLGDGSAAFLLGKKDVVAEILCTYSTSDDLCATWRGENDTFVRFWEERMVMDEGWSKLVPIAINALLAKAKLTTADITKAVFDPPGDARRHGKTATQLGFKPEQLQDPYGLFLNMGMTGAAMAPQMLSACLEQAKPGDVILYAGYGNGVDAMILKVTDNITKLPERRGLIKHLFVKKSFDNYNSMIKWRDIVPLEAARRPDKQHIRMSANWRDRKVLLGLWGVKCKKCKTVQYDNGAMSTPPIRVCAKCQAQDNFEDYCFQGKTGTVFSYTHDQLAPVIDPPASVVLVDFEGGGRAFFDLTDRNPDEIQVGTKVEFTFRKLQVDRGLTNYFWKVRPARY; encoded by the coding sequence ATGATAGGTATTACTTCATTCGGTGCCTACATCCCCTGGCACCGTCTAGACCGACAGCAATTCCTTAAAGCCTGGGGAGGGTTCGCCATCCCCGGCGAGAGGTCGGTGGCGTATTACGACGAGGACAGCGTAACGATGGCCGTCGAAGCGTCGATGAACTGCTTAAAGGGATTCGATGCGACAAAGATCGACGGTCTTTATTTTGCCACTACGACAGCACCATACAAAGAGAAACAGTCCGCCGCAACGATGCGATTGGCATTGAACATGCGCGACGACGTGCGCACCGCGGACCTGACCACATCATTGCGATGCGGATCGACGGGCCTGCTCATGGCCTACGAGGCCATTAAGGCCGGGACGCTGAACAGCGTGCTGGTGGCCGCGGCCGACTGCCGCATAGCGGCCCCTTCGGGCATGACCGAGCAGAGCCTGGGCGACGGAAGCGCGGCGTTCCTGCTGGGCAAGAAGGACGTGGTCGCCGAGATACTGTGCACCTATTCCACATCCGACGATCTCTGCGCCACATGGCGCGGCGAGAACGACACGTTCGTTCGATTCTGGGAAGAGCGCATGGTCATGGACGAGGGCTGGTCCAAGCTCGTGCCCATTGCCATCAATGCCCTGCTGGCCAAGGCCAAACTGACGACCGCAGATATCACCAAGGCCGTCTTCGATCCCCCCGGCGACGCGCGCAGGCACGGCAAGACGGCGACACAGCTTGGCTTCAAGCCGGAACAGCTACAAGACCCGTACGGCCTGTTCCTTAACATGGGCATGACCGGCGCGGCCATGGCTCCGCAGATGCTCTCGGCGTGTTTAGAGCAGGCGAAACCGGGCGACGTGATTCTGTACGCGGGGTACGGCAACGGGGTGGACGCCATGATACTCAAGGTAACCGATAATATCACCAAGCTCCCCGAGCGCCGCGGCCTGATCAAACACCTCTTCGTTAAGAAATCATTCGATAACTACAACAGCATGATCAAGTGGCGCGACATAGTGCCACTGGAGGCCGCGAGACGGCCGGATAAGCAGCACATACGCATGTCGGCCAACTGGCGCGACCGCAAGGTCCTCTTAGGCCTCTGGGGCGTAAAGTGCAAGAAGTGCAAGACCGTACAGTACGACAACGGCGCCATGAGCACGCCTCCGATACGCGTGTGCGCCAAGTGCCAGGCCCAGGACAACTTCGAGGACTACTGCTTCCAGGGCAAGACGGGCACCGTGTTCAGCTACACGCACGACCAGCTGGCGCCGGTCATCGATCCGCCCGCGTCCGTGGTGCTGGTGGACTTCGAGGGCGGCGGCAGGGCCTTCTTCGACCTCACCGACAGAAACCCGGATGAGATTCAGGTGGGCACCAAGGTCGAGTTCACCTTCAGGAAACTTCAGGTCGACAGGGGACTGACCAACTACTTCTGGAAAGTCCGCCCGGCGAGGTATTAG
- a CDS encoding acetyl-CoA acetyltransferase has translation MSGSIKDRVAIVGMGCTKFGELWTRGPADMIIDAVTEAYQDAGVTAKDIQAAWVGTLFSGNGGRAISEPLKLQYIPVTRVENACGSGHEALRGAAYSIAAGIYDVVLAVGYEKLKDEGASGLPGMENRTNTHYQSSMPGVFAMMATRYFNRYGLTPDEGKRMLAKISVKSHHNGKLNPKAHLQRELTIDQVLGAPIIAWPLGLFDCCGVSDGAAAAILVRAEDAKKYRKDPVYFKSMQISASPTSGRMLTDFDYTHVEEAYRAGVAAYKEAGIKDPRKEVSMAEVHDCFSITEAVTMEDLQFSKRGKVKEDLEAGFFELTGGLPVQPDGGLKCFGHPIGASGIRMIYELYLQLQGRADKRQIKNPTIGLAHNMGNEPYAPVVSVVIVGT, from the coding sequence ATGAGCGGAAGCATTAAAGATAGAGTTGCAATAGTCGGCATGGGCTGCACCAAGTTCGGCGAGCTCTGGACCAGAGGCCCCGCCGATATGATAATCGACGCGGTGACCGAAGCCTACCAGGACGCCGGCGTAACGGCAAAAGACATACAGGCGGCATGGGTCGGGACGCTGTTCTCCGGCAACGGAGGACGCGCCATCAGCGAGCCGTTAAAGCTGCAATATATACCGGTCACGCGCGTTGAAAACGCCTGCGGATCGGGACATGAGGCGCTTCGAGGCGCGGCCTACTCCATAGCCGCAGGGATCTACGACGTGGTACTGGCGGTGGGCTATGAGAAGCTCAAGGACGAGGGCGCCAGCGGACTCCCGGGAATGGAGAACCGCACCAACACCCACTACCAGTCCAGCATGCCGGGCGTGTTCGCCATGATGGCCACCAGGTACTTCAACCGCTACGGCCTCACCCCTGATGAGGGCAAGAGGATGCTGGCCAAGATCTCCGTAAAGAGCCACCATAACGGCAAGTTGAACCCCAAGGCGCACCTGCAAAGGGAGCTGACCATAGACCAGGTGCTGGGAGCCCCCATCATCGCCTGGCCGCTGGGGCTCTTTGACTGCTGCGGCGTCAGCGACGGGGCGGCGGCGGCCATACTGGTACGCGCAGAGGATGCCAAGAAGTACCGCAAGGACCCCGTTTACTTCAAATCGATGCAGATATCGGCGAGCCCCACATCGGGACGCATGCTCACCGATTTCGACTATACCCACGTGGAAGAGGCCTACCGCGCCGGCGTGGCCGCCTACAAGGAGGCCGGCATCAAGGACCCGCGCAAGGAGGTCAGCATGGCCGAGGTGCACGACTGCTTCTCCATCACCGAGGCTGTTACCATGGAGGACCTGCAGTTCAGCAAGAGGGGCAAGGTCAAGGAAGACCTGGAGGCCGGATTCTTCGAGCTGACGGGCGGCCTTCCCGTCCAGCCCGACGGCGGACTGAAGTGCTTCGGGCATCCCATCGGCGCCTCCGGCATCAGGATGATCTACGAGCTGTACCTGCAATTGCAGGGCCGGGCGGACAAGCGCCAGATAAAGAATCCGACGATAGGGCTGGCGCACAACATGGGCAACGAGCCCTACGCGCCCGTGGTCAGCGTAGTTATAGTAGGGACATAG
- a CDS encoding SDR family oxidoreductase, giving the protein MGMLDGKVAIVTGAGRGLGRAHALFLAQAGAKVVVNDLGGAADGSGASATPAEEVVAEIKKGGGDAVASPESVTEWDSSKKIIDLAISKFGKLDILVNNAGFLRDRMTFKMSEQEFDAVIKVHLKGTFNCGRWACIHWYEQSKAGQKVAGRIINTVSHAGLGGNAGQPNYGAAKGGIASLTMVWGREMAKYGVTANAVAPMARSRMTLGSDMTRGIMGEEAPKEGFDKWAPENLSPLVVYLGSTEAGDITGRIFTVTGGKVQVFIPWTPGPAIDLGEKRWTEEELHKRIRELGDLSMPPFPL; this is encoded by the coding sequence ATGGGAATGTTAGATGGAAAAGTTGCAATAGTCACCGGCGCCGGACGCGGACTGGGCAGGGCGCACGCGCTCTTCCTGGCCCAAGCCGGAGCCAAGGTGGTAGTTAACGACCTCGGCGGCGCTGCGGACGGCTCCGGAGCCTCCGCCACACCGGCGGAAGAGGTTGTTGCCGAGATCAAGAAGGGCGGCGGGGATGCCGTAGCCAGCCCCGAGAGCGTTACCGAGTGGGACTCCTCCAAGAAGATCATCGACCTGGCAATCAGCAAGTTCGGCAAGCTGGACATCCTGGTCAACAACGCGGGCTTCCTGCGCGACAGAATGACCTTCAAGATGAGCGAGCAGGAATTCGACGCGGTGATCAAGGTACACCTCAAGGGCACCTTCAACTGCGGCAGATGGGCCTGCATCCACTGGTACGAGCAGAGCAAGGCCGGGCAGAAAGTGGCCGGACGAATCATCAACACCGTCTCCCATGCCGGACTCGGCGGCAACGCCGGACAGCCAAACTACGGCGCGGCCAAGGGCGGCATCGCGTCCCTGACCATGGTGTGGGGCCGTGAGATGGCCAAGTACGGCGTCACAGCCAACGCGGTGGCCCCTATGGCGCGCAGCAGGATGACGCTGGGCTCCGACATGACTAGAGGCATCATGGGCGAAGAAGCCCCCAAGGAAGGCTTCGACAAGTGGGCCCCCGAGAACCTCTCTCCGCTGGTGGTCTACCTGGGCAGCACCGAGGCCGGGGACATCACCGGGCGCATCTTCACAGTAACGGGCGGCAAGGTGCAGGTATTCATCCCGTGGACCCCGGGACCTGCCATCGACCTGGGCGAGAAGCGCTGGACAGAAGAAGAGCTTCACAAGAGGATCCGCGAGCTCGGCGACCTCAGCATGCCTCCGTTCCCTCTATGA
- a CDS encoding radical SAM/SPASM domain-containing protein, producing the protein MGTENIFKVIPPKERSPRADHPFGIYNIELTNKCPMKCIMCPRTKNMTREQGFMSFELYQRAIDELVSANGEYVDNRLVWLHHFGESLLHPRFGDCIAYAVSKGVRPALSINPIMLQYEVIDVLLRSRPYMLCMSLDGHDDESFHKIRGVKKAYGMSHDNLIDFLARKVKSRSRIKVIVSMIDFKMNEESMYRMASYWDRREGVDQFIYKEFSTWDGNAEDVHALPHNCTCQFADKSAVTCTLPWEVMTIAWNGDVLPCCYDYNGRYVLGNMAEQSLSDIWNGERIQSLRKEFIENKVENELCKNCDNLYMPLEQRRL; encoded by the coding sequence ATGGGCACTGAAAACATCTTCAAGGTTATTCCTCCGAAAGAGCGGTCGCCGCGTGCCGACCACCCCTTCGGCATATACAACATCGAGCTGACTAACAAGTGCCCGATGAAGTGCATCATGTGCCCGCGCACGAAGAACATGACGCGCGAGCAGGGGTTCATGTCGTTTGAGCTATATCAGCGCGCCATCGACGAGCTCGTGTCGGCCAATGGCGAATACGTCGACAATCGTTTAGTTTGGCTGCATCACTTCGGGGAGAGCCTGCTGCACCCGCGCTTCGGCGACTGCATCGCGTATGCTGTCTCTAAAGGCGTGCGCCCCGCCCTGTCCATCAATCCGATCATGCTGCAATATGAGGTTATCGATGTGCTGCTGAGATCCAGGCCGTATATGCTGTGCATGTCCCTCGACGGCCACGACGACGAGTCGTTCCACAAGATCCGCGGCGTGAAGAAGGCGTATGGAATGTCGCATGATAATCTCATCGATTTCCTCGCCCGCAAGGTGAAGAGCCGCAGCCGCATCAAGGTTATCGTGTCCATGATCGATTTCAAGATGAACGAGGAGAGCATGTACAGGATGGCCAGCTACTGGGACCGGCGCGAGGGCGTAGACCAGTTCATATATAAGGAGTTCTCCACGTGGGACGGCAACGCGGAGGATGTGCACGCTCTGCCGCACAACTGCACGTGCCAGTTCGCGGATAAATCTGCGGTTACCTGCACCCTGCCCTGGGAGGTTATGACGATCGCCTGGAACGGGGATGTCCTCCCCTGCTGCTACGACTACAACGGCAGGTATGTGCTGGGCAATATGGCAGAACAATCGCTGTCTGATATCTGGAATGGCGAACGGATTCAGTCGCTGCGCAAGGAATTCATCGAGAACAAGGTCGAGAATGAGCTGTGCAAGAATTGCGATAATCTGTATATGCCGCTGGAGCAGCGGAGGCTGTAG
- a CDS encoding thiamine pyrophosphate-dependent enzyme, whose amino-acid sequence MVLDTLDMQLEKVSVDKDLLAPGHRLCAGCAEPMAIRQILHAIGEPVIIGSSTGCVEVTTTPFPFSSWRVPWIHSAFENVSSTICGAEAMYRSLVRQGKMKDEGIKFVCFAGDGATYDIGLQWISGCMERGHKFVYVCLNNEAYMNTGIQRSSATPFGAWTTTSPDGKASFGKKVHRKDVTAIMADHNIPYVAQVSPHAWRDMMEKAKKAADCGGPAYLNALVPCQRGWRYPGEKTVEVCRLAVDTCVWPLYEVVDGEYHLTYNPNPKKPVKDWLSSQGRFKHLMTPENAPIIEQMQEWVDLQWERLLERCKV is encoded by the coding sequence ATGGTACTTGATACACTGGATATGCAATTGGAGAAAGTTTCCGTAGACAAGGATTTGCTGGCTCCGGGTCACCGGCTGTGCGCCGGTTGCGCCGAGCCTATGGCTATACGACAGATATTACATGCGATAGGCGAGCCCGTTATTATCGGCTCATCGACCGGGTGTGTGGAAGTGACCACAACCCCCTTCCCTTTCAGCTCGTGGCGCGTGCCGTGGATACACAGCGCGTTTGAGAACGTTTCCTCCACCATCTGCGGCGCCGAGGCCATGTACCGCTCTCTGGTGCGGCAGGGCAAGATGAAGGATGAGGGAATCAAGTTCGTGTGTTTCGCCGGTGACGGCGCCACTTACGATATCGGCCTGCAATGGATCAGCGGCTGCATGGAGCGCGGCCATAAATTTGTCTATGTGTGCCTCAACAACGAAGCCTATATGAATACGGGCATCCAGCGTTCCAGCGCCACCCCCTTCGGCGCATGGACCACCACCTCGCCGGACGGCAAGGCCAGCTTCGGCAAGAAGGTGCACCGCAAGGATGTCACGGCCATTATGGCTGATCACAATATCCCGTATGTAGCCCAGGTATCTCCGCACGCCTGGCGCGATATGATGGAGAAGGCTAAGAAGGCCGCGGACTGCGGCGGCCCGGCATATCTCAATGCGCTGGTGCCGTGCCAGAGGGGCTGGCGCTACCCCGGCGAGAAGACGGTGGAGGTCTGCCGCCTTGCCGTGGATACCTGCGTCTGGCCGCTCTACGAGGTGGTCGACGGAGAGTATCACCTGACATATAATCCCAACCCCAAGAAACCCGTGAAGGATTGGCTCAGCTCGCAGGGGCGTTTCAAGCACCTGATGACGCCGGAGAACGCGCCGATAATCGAGCAGATGCAGGAGTGGGTCGATCTGCAGTGGGAGAGGCTGCTGGAGCGCTGCAAGGTATAA
- a CDS encoding transketolase C-terminal domain-containing protein, whose protein sequence is MTTTHTARYQGIPRGIEGDRAVAEAMRQMNPDVVAAYPITPQTEIVMRFSDFVANGEVDTEFIAVESEHAAMSSCIGAAAAGGRVQTATSGAGMALMWEVLWVASGSRLPIVMHAVNRSLSSPLNIHCDHSDTMGMRDAGWVHVFGENVQEAYDNAIQMVRIAEHPDVMLPSLHALDGFIIGHSVERLETLPDEAVKGFIGTYKPRFSLLDWKHPATFGPMDLQDYFFEHKRQQVEAIHNALEVIVKVGKEYGDLSGRPYGLMEEYRMEDADYVLVGLGSTMGTAKVAVDMMRDSGVKAGLLKIRCFRPFPQKMVSEVLGKRKVVGVLDRSISFGAQTGPLALEVIASFFVNKVNPNLVNYVYGMGGRDITPEQICVMYKEMVEIGKTGIADPVQRFFGVRD, encoded by the coding sequence ATGACAACCACGCATACTGCGAGATATCAAGGAATCCCCAGGGGTATAGAGGGCGACCGCGCCGTGGCCGAGGCCATGCGCCAGATGAACCCCGATGTCGTAGCCGCCTATCCCATAACGCCGCAGACGGAAATAGTGATGCGCTTCAGCGATTTCGTGGCCAACGGCGAGGTGGACACAGAGTTTATCGCCGTGGAGAGCGAACATGCCGCGATGAGCTCGTGCATCGGCGCTGCCGCCGCCGGGGGACGCGTGCAGACGGCGACATCAGGAGCCGGAATGGCGCTGATGTGGGAGGTGCTCTGGGTGGCGTCAGGCTCGCGCCTGCCGATAGTTATGCACGCGGTCAACCGTTCGTTATCTTCCCCGCTTAATATACACTGCGACCATTCCGATACCATGGGCATGAGGGACGCGGGATGGGTTCATGTTTTTGGAGAGAATGTTCAGGAAGCCTATGACAACGCGATACAGATGGTGCGCATCGCCGAGCACCCCGACGTGATGCTGCCTTCGCTGCACGCGCTGGACGGCTTCATCATCGGGCACAGCGTGGAGAGGCTGGAGACGCTTCCCGATGAGGCGGTCAAGGGGTTCATAGGGACTTACAAGCCGAGGTTTTCCCTGCTCGATTGGAAGCATCCGGCTACGTTCGGCCCGATGGACCTGCAGGACTACTTCTTTGAGCATAAGCGCCAGCAGGTGGAGGCCATACATAATGCGCTGGAAGTTATAGTTAAAGTCGGCAAGGAGTACGGCGATCTATCAGGGCGTCCGTACGGCCTGATGGAGGAGTACCGCATGGAGGATGCGGATTATGTCCTGGTCGGGCTCGGTTCAACGATGGGTACTGCCAAGGTGGCGGTGGACATGATGCGCGACAGCGGGGTCAAGGCCGGCCTGCTCAAGATACGATGTTTCCGGCCCTTCCCGCAGAAGATGGTCTCCGAAGTTCTTGGCAAGCGCAAGGTCGTCGGCGTGCTGGACCGTTCCATATCGTTCGGCGCCCAGACCGGGCCCCTGGCGCTTGAGGTCATCGCATCTTTCTTCGTCAATAAGGTTAATCCTAACCTGGTTAACTATGTTTACGGCATGGGCGGGCGCGATATCACCCCGGAACAGATATGCGTGATGTACAAGGAGATGGTTGAGATAGGCAAGACGGGGATCGCGGACCCGGTACAGAGATTCTTTGGAGTAAGGGATTAG